The Leucoraja erinacea ecotype New England chromosome 29, Leri_hhj_1, whole genome shotgun sequence genome has a window encoding:
- the LOC129711038 gene encoding transcription factor JunD-like, with protein sequence METPFYHDDTLSTVYSMKKSLSLPVSDNGLKSQRDAEAPLNSPDLSFLKLASPDLERLIIQSSGLVTTSPGPGQNLFPRSVTDEQNSFAEGFVKALEDLHKQNQLNGPAGPQAPLPAPGGPAPGAGGNSGGLPHPEPPVYTNLSPFSGTPGPAPAVSYSPEPPAISYPPLGHPLCPQGRLQAPKDEPQTVPDVSGLGDTPPVSPIDMDTQERIKAERKRLRNRIAASKCRKRKLERISRLEDKVKGLKCQNSELASTASLLREQVAQLKQKVLTHVNSGCQLLLSPQVQAY encoded by the coding sequence ATGGAAACGCCCTTCTACCATGACGATACCTTGAGCACGGTGTACAGCATGAAGAAGAGCTTGAGCTTGCCCGTGTCCGACAACGGCCTCAAGAGCCAGCGAGACGCCGAAGCTCCGCTCAACTCGCCCGACCTGAGCTTCCTCAAGCTCGCCTCCCCCGACCTCGAACGCCTCATCATCCAGTCGAGCGGCTTGGTGACCACCAGCCCCGGGCCGGGACAGAACCTCTTCCCCCGCAGCGTGACCGACGAGCAGAACTCGTTCGCCGAGGGTTTCGTCAAAGCCCTGGAGGATCTCCACAAACAGAACCAGCTGAACGGCCCGGCTGGCCCGCAGGCTCCGCTCCCTGCCCCCGGCGGTCCGGCACCGGGAGCCGGAGGCAACTCTGGCGGGTTGCCACACCCCGAGCCCCCCGTCTACACCAACCTCAGCCCGTTCAGCGGGACTCCGGGTCCGGCGCCGGCCGTCAGCTACAGCCCGGAGCCGCCCGCCATCTCCTACCCACCGCTCGGCCACCCTCTGTGCCCGCAGGGCCGGCTCCAAGCCCCCAAGGACGAGCCGCAGACCGTGCCCGACGTGTCGGGTCTCGGCGACACCCCGCCCGTCTCGCCCATCGACATGGACACACAGGAGCGCATCAAGGCGGAGAGGAAGCGCCTGCGGAACCGCATCGCCGCCTCCAAGTGCAGGAAACGCAAGCTGGAGCGCATCTCCCGGCTGGAGGACAAAGTGAAGGGACTCAAGTGCCAGAACTCAGAGCTAGCCTCCACTGCCAGCCTGCTGCGGGAGCAGGTGGCCCAGCTCAAACAGAAGGTGTTGACCCATGTCAACAGCGGCTGCCAGTTGCTACTGAGTCCGCAGGTTCAAGCTTACTAA